From the Pseudomonas syringae KCTC 12500 genome, the window TACCGAGCCCCGCCGACTCGCTCGTGGTTGAGCGGCATCAGGGTGTCGTGGTTCGGTTGTTGCCACAGGCCAACGGCCTGCCTCTACTAAAAGTTGCCTGGCGACGAACAGGCATCGCCATCGGTTGTAATCAGTTAAAGCAATTTACACTCCACTCCTGCAGCCGTCAGTCCGGCATTACGCACGCGGTGCGTAGGCGAATACGTCTGCGCGCATCTGATGGGCGTCCATTCCGGCGTCGACCAGAGCGTCCAGCGTTCCGTAGATCATCGCTGGCGAGCCGCTGGCGTAGACGTGGACGGCCGACAGGTCCTTGATGTCCTCGCAAACCGCCTCGTGCAGCAGACCGCAACGTCCCTCCCAGCCGCACAGGTCGCTGACGACCTTGTGCAGGAACAGATTCGGCAGTTTCGCCCACTCATCCCAGTGGCTGACCTGGTAGAAATCCTCGGGGCGACGCACGCCCCAGTACAGGTGCACGGGATGACTGAAGCCTGTGGAGCGACAGTGTTCCAACAAACTGTTCATTTGCGCCATGCCCGTACCGGCCGCGATCAGCACCAGCGGGCCGTCCGGCAGCTCGGCGAGGTGGGTGTCGCCAAAGGGCAGCTCGACCCGCGCCATACGGTTGCGTTGCAGTTGCTCGATCAGGCTGCGCGCACTGTCTTCACGAGCCAGTACGTGCAGCTCCAGTTCACGACCGCAGTGCGGCGCCGATGCGATGGAGAACGCCGACTTCTCGCCGTTCTCACGCTCGATCATCAGGTACTGCCCGGCGTGATAACGCGGTGGCTTGCCGGCCGGAGCGCGCAGGCCGACCCGCCAGACATCACCACCCACTTCGACGCACTCGCTCAATTGGCAGGCAAAACTGCGCACCGGCAGCTCACCCTTGGCCAGCACGCCATCCCAGAGCACCACGCACGCTGTCAGCGGCTCGGCCACACAGGTATGAATTTCGCCGTGATCGAGCGTCTGCCCCGACTGCATTACCTGGCCCTCGACCAGCAGAGCCGAGCAAACATGGCAGTTGCCATTGCGACAGCTCTGTGGGCACTCGTAACCCAGACGCTGTGCCGCATCGAGTATCCGCTCCCCCGGCAGGGTTTCCAGCACCGCACCTGACGGCTGCAAGGTTACGCGCATCAATCTATTCCCAACTGAGTCCAGATTTCGTCCACCCGGCGTGTGGTGGCTTCGTCCTTGACGATCGCCCTGCCC encodes:
- a CDS encoding CDP-6-deoxy-delta-3,4-glucoseen reductase, with translation MRVTLQPSGAVLETLPGERILDAAQRLGYECPQSCRNGNCHVCSALLVEGQVMQSGQTLDHGEIHTCVAEPLTACVVLWDGVLAKGELPVRSFACQLSECVEVGGDVWRVGLRAPAGKPPRYHAGQYLMIERENGEKSAFSIASAPHCGRELELHVLAREDSARSLIEQLQRNRMARVELPFGDTHLAELPDGPLVLIAAGTGMAQMNSLLEHCRSTGFSHPVHLYWGVRRPEDFYQVSHWDEWAKLPNLFLHKVVSDLCGWEGRCGLLHEAVCEDIKDLSAVHVYASGSPAMIYGTLDALVDAGMDAHQMRADVFAYAPRA